TGTCAGCTAACTTGTTGAGAAAGAAGGACAAGAAGCCCTTGTGGGCCCACCAATATTTCATTAAGAAAACTGATCAATCCGAACCAGACCACAGGAGTTACATCAACTCCGCCAAGGGGTGGTATCAGCTTTCGGGTAGGGATGAGAAGTGGCTCAGTGGGAGCATAGGCTATTACATAGGGGAACTTTCCAACAGGAAGCTTTGGGTACCAGGACATCACTATTCTAATAATGAACAGAAAGCCGAATGCTGGAAGAAAGGGGCCTAGAAATGCAATGGCGAGTTTTGCTGTAGCGGGGTCCAAGTCAGCTAATATCAATCTCTGCATAAAATCTATAGCAGCATTTGATGATGACGTCTCTGGTATGCTGATCTTGAGAAGTTCTGCAACTGTGTACACATCGGATGGCACTCCTGAAAGAGATGCATCTATTTGTGACAATTCATTGCTGGGGAAAGCGACAACTTTCATAAAACACGAGCTACATCGAGCAAGTTGTGAAACCCGATTTGACTTTCTCTTGGTTAGGCTCCTGAAGTGTTCCTGCCACAAGAGAAGTTATAGCCAATATGGATAGGACTTCAATTACAAACAGCATGAAAAGGACAGTGttctttttttaacatttgGGGATGTATCAACCTTCAATGTCCCACCATGGGTATCTTGCCCTTGTGGTTTGTAACAGCCACAATGGGTATATCTGACCTCTTCGTCCAAAGAAAACACTTTATATGCCTCACAAAAGTTCTGTTAACAGTGCTAGAAACAGCCAAGTAAGCAGGATGGGGTCCttgcctctttcttttttctttctttcctttttttttttttttttttttttcttcttttttttttttttatatattttttatcccCTTAACAGGTACCAAAGTTAAGGAGCATCCAGGATCAAATAGCCATAAATCATTGAAACTACAAGTTTTGTTTGAGGGCAAACAAGCAGACATACTTCTGCAATTTCTTTGTAATGTGAAGGTACACTAGGGGACTGCAAAAATTCCAGCATTTCTGTGTCTTAAAATAAAGTTACAGTATGAGACAATGGTCAATAATTTGAGATAAAgtcatcataaaaccaaaaaatgccATCCTAATAATAAAACCCTTAAGACTTTTCATGAAACCAAATGGACACTAGATTTGAAATCAATTACAGTTTGCTTCCATATGCAACCAAGCAACTAATATAGTAACTAAATTAGCATGATCTTAAATTATTGATACAAGACAAAACAATATGGTCCCAGACGCCCCACAAGCTTCGTCAAGTAATTTTTGTGTGT
This sequence is a window from Carya illinoinensis cultivar Pawnee chromosome 9, C.illinoinensisPawnee_v1, whole genome shotgun sequence. Protein-coding genes within it:
- the LOC122276287 gene encoding protein COFACTOR ASSEMBLY OF COMPLEX C SUBUNIT B CCB3, chloroplastic: MATSAPLFNHVQIKGWPAVLSNRGNFHISEHFRSLTKRKSNRVSQLARCSSCFMKVVAFPSNELSQIDASLSGVPSDVYTVAELLKISIPETSSSNAAIDFMQRLILADLDPATAKLAIAFLGPFLPAFGFLFIIRIVMSWYPKLPVGKFPYVIAYAPTEPLLIPTRKLIPPLGGVDVTPVVWFGLISFLNEILVGPQGLLVLLSQQVS